GATGCAGGCCAGAGCCAACCGCACTTGCTCGCCGCCGCTCAAAACCTGCAGCTGTTTTTGGACATCCGCGCCATAGAATTGAAACTTGCTCAGATAATCCCGGGCCTCCCGCTCTTTGAGCTCCTTCCCAAGCTCCGCGCCGGTCGCCAGCAACTCTTCCAGCACGGTATGGTCCGCACTGGCGAAGCGGATCTCCTGTCCCAGGTAGCCATAGCGGACCCATGGCCCCAGCCGGGCGACCCCTTCGAACTGACGCTCCTTTCCCAGCAAGATATTGAGGAGGGTCGTTTTGCCGCTGCCGTTGGGTCCGATCAGGCCGATCAGCTCCCCACCCCGGATCAGAAAGCGGGCCGCATCAAAGATGACGACCTCCCCGTATTTTTTGGTGAGGTTTTCCGCCTTGGCGATTTCGGCGCTGATGTGCTTCGCCTGGGATAACGGGAGGTTCAGCGCGGCCGTCTGTACCAGATGCTCCGTGGCCACCGCCTCCCGGATCCGGGTATTTAACTCTTCCCGCAGCCGTTCTCCGGCTTTGGCCCTGCTTGCGGCGGCTCCGATCCGGCGCATGCCTTTGAGCTTGGAGACCAGCTCGTTATTGAGCCGGATCTCCCGTTGGATCCTTTTTCGCTCGGCCGCCAGGTAGTCGCGGCGGCGCTCCTTTTGAGCGCAGAAAGTACTGTAATTGCCGCTTTTGCAGGAGATGCCCTCGGCCGCCAATTCAGCCACCCGGGTCGCCACCTGGTCGAGAAAATAGCGGTCATGGGAGACCAAGAGCACCCCGCCGGCAAAACGGCGCAAAAACTTCTCCAGCCATTCCATGCCCACCAGATCCAGGTGGTTGGTGGGCTCATCCAGAATCAGCAGCTCCGGAGCCAACAGCAAGGTCCGGGCGAGCGCGACCCGCATCTTTTCGCCTCCGCTCAAGGTGGCGATGGATTGGGTAAGCGCTTCCCGGCGCAACCCCAGGCCCAGCAAGGTGGATTTCACTTTGGCCTCCAACTGGTATCCGTCCAGCTTTTCATATTCATCCGTCAGGCGGCCGTATACCTGGCACAGTTCTTCCAAGGCTTCCGGCCGGTCCGCGATGGCGGGTTCAGCCATCGCGGCCTCGACCGCCCGAAGCCGCCGCTCCAGATCGAAAGCGTGCGCAAAAACCTTGGCGGTCTCGCTCATGATGTTGTTGTCCGCCAGCTCCGACAGGCTCTGCGAAATATAGCCCACTTTGGTGTTTCTGGCGACGATCACCCGGCCCCGGTCCGCTTCTTCCAAGCCCATTACGATCTTCAGGATGGTGGATTTTCCGGAACCGTTCGGTCCCACCAGCGCCACCCGCTCGCCGCGCTGGACCCGCAGGTTCACTCCGTCAAAGAGGGTCCTGCCGTCGAACTCTTTCATCAGGTTTTCCAATATCAATAAACTCATCGTTACCGCTCCTTTGGCTGCAATACGCGTCTTTTACGAAAATCAAAAAGACCGCGGAGTTTTACCGCGGTCTTCGTAAAATATTCGACTGCCAGCACGAAGCGGCCGAGCATCGCAGATTGCCATCATGGCAATTCTACGCAATGATCTCCGGCGCGGGTCGATGTGCGCATTTCACAGTGAAAAATTAAAGCCGCGGCATCGTACTGCTTGCCGCGGCTCATAAGCGAAGTTGAGCGCTTATCCTGAAACCGGATCAACACCAGGCGAGAAATCGCTCGGATCCA
The Hydrogenispora ethanolica genome window above contains:
- a CDS encoding ABC-F family ATP-binding cassette domain-containing protein — protein: MSLLILENLMKEFDGRTLFDGVNLRVQRGERVALVGPNGSGKSTILKIVMGLEEADRGRVIVARNTKVGYISQSLSELADNNIMSETAKVFAHAFDLERRLRAVEAAMAEPAIADRPEALEELCQVYGRLTDEYEKLDGYQLEAKVKSTLLGLGLRREALTQSIATLSGGEKMRVALARTLLLAPELLILDEPTNHLDLVGMEWLEKFLRRFAGGVLLVSHDRYFLDQVATRVAELAAEGISCKSGNYSTFCAQKERRRDYLAAERKRIQREIRLNNELVSKLKGMRRIGAAASRAKAGERLREELNTRIREAVATEHLVQTAALNLPLSQAKHISAEIAKAENLTKKYGEVVIFDAARFLIRGGELIGLIGPNGSGKTTLLNILLGKERQFEGVARLGPWVRYGYLGQEIRFASADHTVLEELLATGAELGKELKEREARDYLSKFQFYGADVQKQLQVLSGGEQVRLALACICLREPHCLILDEPTNHLDMPAREALETALAGFKGTVIAVSHDRYFLNRCVNRILAIESGKITSYEGNYEDYRRLSGKSAEADSGQPQQRAAGTAKAKPGRTAGHSGGGPGQGDERAAIETRIEVIEKRLKELEATFDRDTPYHAYQEYQSLMAEVDALYAEWHRLTE